Proteins found in one Mangifera indica cultivar Alphonso chromosome 15, CATAS_Mindica_2.1, whole genome shotgun sequence genomic segment:
- the LOC123197971 gene encoding probable protein S-acyltransferase 4 isoform X1: MAQTLHNDHHHTTNNNKPKRLYQVWKGSNRFFCGGRLIFGPDVASLFLSTILIAVPAISFFIRIYKKIEDGHGGYHYPVLILGAILTVLDLLFLFLTSGRDPGIVPRNTKPPEADEVFDAPTPSMEWINDRTPHLTLPRTKDVTVNGHTVKVKYCDTCLLYRPPRASHCSICNNCVQRFDHHCPWVGQCIGIRNYRFFFMFISTSTILCVYVFVCSWVTILDHHKNILKAMKREILLDFLIAYCFVAVWFVGGLSVFHFYLICTNQTTYENFRFRYDKKENPYHLGIARNLKDVFFSNILPSKNNFRSFVEEDDHTVMGSFTPALTEGIVGSKEKIDIEMGLKHAEDSDYSFPEILRNLDLDNLEESFKMKEEGDRSAFEFVSVNQDVKDSVQISIVEDGVIESVEGPAVNDRARDSKTSFDVDVLIESIQISSSGDEAEALEKPDERSKSI; encoded by the exons ataaacccaAGAGGCTTTATCAAGTTTGGAAGGGAAGCAAT AGATTTTTCTGTGGTGGGAGGCTGATCTTTGGTCCTGATGTTGCATCATTATTTCTGTCTACTATCCTTATTGCTGTCCctgcaatttctttttttataagaatCTATAAGAAGATAGAAGACGGTCATGGTGGTTATCATTATCCGGTACTAATTTTGGGAGCCATCCTCACTGTTCTG gatttgttatttcttttcctGACTTCTGGTAGAGATCCTGGGATAGTTCCTAGAAATACAAAGCCACCTGAAGCAGATGAAGTATTTGATGCCCCAACCCCATCTATGGAATGGATCAATGATAGAACTCCTCATCTCACATTACCTAGAACAAAAGATGTGACTGTTAATGGCCACACTGTCAAAGTGAAGTATTGCGATACTTGTTTACTTTATCGTCCACCCCGTGCTTCTCATTGCTCTATCTGCAACAATTGTGTTCAGAGATTTGATCACCACTGTCCATGGGTTGGTCAGTGCATCGGCATT CGCAATTATCGGTTCTTCTTCATGTTCATATCAACGTCAACCATCTTGTGCGTTTATGTCTTTGTGTGTTCTTGGGTCACTATTCTTGATCACCATAAGAACATTTTGAAGGCTATGAAGAGGGAGATACTGTTAGATTTTCTCATAGCTTACTGCTTCGTTGCTGTTTGGTTTGTTGGTGGCCTCTCAGTTTTTCATTTCTATCTAATTTGCACAAACCAG ACTACATATGAGAACTTCCGGTTCCGGTATGATAAAAAGGAGAACCCATATCACCTGGGCATTGCAAGAAACCTAAAAGATGTTTTCTTCTCCAATATCCTACCTTCAAAGAACAATTTCCGATCATTTGTGGAGGAAGATGACCATACAGTGATGGGATCTTTCACACCGGCTCTTACTGAAGGTATTGTTGGCTCAAAGGAGAAAATCGACATTGAAATGGGATTGAAGCATGCTGAGGACAGTGATTATTCATTTCCTGAAATTCTGAGAAATTTGGATCTTGATAATCTAGAAGAAAGTTTTAAGATGAAGGAGGAAGGAGATAGATCAGCTTTTGAATTCGTGTCAGTTAACCAGGACGTGAAAGATTCAGTTCAAATCAGCATTGTTGAAGATGGAGTGATAGAATCTGTGGAAGGTCCAGCTGTTAATGATAGAGCGAGAGACTCCAAAACAAGCTTTGATGTTGATGTATTAATAGAATCTATTCAAATCTCATCTAGTGGAGATGAGGCTGAGGCGCTGGAGAAACCTGATGAGCGGTCCAAGTCCATTTGA
- the LOC123197971 gene encoding probable protein S-acyltransferase 4 isoform X2, whose translation MELLISMFNYTYRFFCGGRLIFGPDVASLFLSTILIAVPAISFFIRIYKKIEDGHGGYHYPVLILGAILTVLDLLFLFLTSGRDPGIVPRNTKPPEADEVFDAPTPSMEWINDRTPHLTLPRTKDVTVNGHTVKVKYCDTCLLYRPPRASHCSICNNCVQRFDHHCPWVGQCIGIRNYRFFFMFISTSTILCVYVFVCSWVTILDHHKNILKAMKREILLDFLIAYCFVAVWFVGGLSVFHFYLICTNQTTYENFRFRYDKKENPYHLGIARNLKDVFFSNILPSKNNFRSFVEEDDHTVMGSFTPALTEGIVGSKEKIDIEMGLKHAEDSDYSFPEILRNLDLDNLEESFKMKEEGDRSAFEFVSVNQDVKDSVQISIVEDGVIESVEGPAVNDRARDSKTSFDVDVLIESIQISSSGDEAEALEKPDERSKSI comes from the exons ATGGAACTCCTCATTTCTATGTTTAATTACACTTAT AGATTTTTCTGTGGTGGGAGGCTGATCTTTGGTCCTGATGTTGCATCATTATTTCTGTCTACTATCCTTATTGCTGTCCctgcaatttctttttttataagaatCTATAAGAAGATAGAAGACGGTCATGGTGGTTATCATTATCCGGTACTAATTTTGGGAGCCATCCTCACTGTTCTG gatttgttatttcttttcctGACTTCTGGTAGAGATCCTGGGATAGTTCCTAGAAATACAAAGCCACCTGAAGCAGATGAAGTATTTGATGCCCCAACCCCATCTATGGAATGGATCAATGATAGAACTCCTCATCTCACATTACCTAGAACAAAAGATGTGACTGTTAATGGCCACACTGTCAAAGTGAAGTATTGCGATACTTGTTTACTTTATCGTCCACCCCGTGCTTCTCATTGCTCTATCTGCAACAATTGTGTTCAGAGATTTGATCACCACTGTCCATGGGTTGGTCAGTGCATCGGCATT CGCAATTATCGGTTCTTCTTCATGTTCATATCAACGTCAACCATCTTGTGCGTTTATGTCTTTGTGTGTTCTTGGGTCACTATTCTTGATCACCATAAGAACATTTTGAAGGCTATGAAGAGGGAGATACTGTTAGATTTTCTCATAGCTTACTGCTTCGTTGCTGTTTGGTTTGTTGGTGGCCTCTCAGTTTTTCATTTCTATCTAATTTGCACAAACCAG ACTACATATGAGAACTTCCGGTTCCGGTATGATAAAAAGGAGAACCCATATCACCTGGGCATTGCAAGAAACCTAAAAGATGTTTTCTTCTCCAATATCCTACCTTCAAAGAACAATTTCCGATCATTTGTGGAGGAAGATGACCATACAGTGATGGGATCTTTCACACCGGCTCTTACTGAAGGTATTGTTGGCTCAAAGGAGAAAATCGACATTGAAATGGGATTGAAGCATGCTGAGGACAGTGATTATTCATTTCCTGAAATTCTGAGAAATTTGGATCTTGATAATCTAGAAGAAAGTTTTAAGATGAAGGAGGAAGGAGATAGATCAGCTTTTGAATTCGTGTCAGTTAACCAGGACGTGAAAGATTCAGTTCAAATCAGCATTGTTGAAGATGGAGTGATAGAATCTGTGGAAGGTCCAGCTGTTAATGATAGAGCGAGAGACTCCAAAACAAGCTTTGATGTTGATGTATTAATAGAATCTATTCAAATCTCATCTAGTGGAGATGAGGCTGAGGCGCTGGAGAAACCTGATGAGCGGTCCAAGTCCATTTGA